From the genome of Homalodisca vitripennis isolate AUS2020 chromosome 8, UT_GWSS_2.1, whole genome shotgun sequence, one region includes:
- the LOC124368284 gene encoding 50 kDa hatching enzyme-like: MTRAVQDWNAQAGKVTNLRDPTDMSDAVTVNYLVRVTGYENEETLKLMDTPRCGNSDEGIAPFSVNPLVKWNSTRVTWNMIGSGSQYANIVERAFSLYSKHSALEFSRSYSNPTIMVVISPKKHVAYYLKSTCSYDFDGPGGVLGHAFLPRPWLNQSDIHLDFEEDWDFTMNIPAPEKTSFFTVMVHEIGHALGLQHSSVLRSVMFPSYYPPSGINNLYEFDLDRDDQLAIQVLYGPPVPSSSSSTSTTSSTTTSTTTTTTTTSTTTRPTTPTPTELDICTIINRAVDALPVELHLPGGFRYCEPGTRLSERLARGEKGINKLDEFCRIHDIAYSKYTDLEHRQEADKELAKRAWQRVKSGDASYIRGTMEGTVMRDRDRDHGGPINGYGPGAYEDP; encoded by the exons atgacCAGAGCGGTGCAAGATTGGAACGCGCAAGCCGGTAAAGTCACTAATCTGAGAGATCCTACCGACATGAGTGACGCGGTGaccgtgaattacctagtgaga GTGACCGGATATGAAAACGAGGAGACGCTGAAGCTGATGGACACACCCAGATGCGGTAACTCGGACGAAGGCATAGCCCCGTTTTCCGTGAACCCATTAGTTAAATGGAACTCAACTCGGGTCACGTGGAACATGATTGGCTCAGGCAGCCAGTATGCTAACATCGTTGAGAGAGCGTTTTCTTTGTACTCCAAACACTCTGCTCTCGAATTCAGTAGAAGTTACAGTAATCCCACTATAATGGTAGTGATTTCCCCTAAGAAACACGTGGCGTACTACCTTAAAAGCACTTGCAGTTACGATTTTGACGGTCCAGGCGGCGTTCTCGGCCACGCCTTTCTCCCTCGACCGTGGCTGAACCAATCGGATATACACCTTGATTTCGAAGAGGACTGGGACTTTACAATGAATATACCCGCACCGGAGAAGACTTCGTTCTTTACAGTGATGGTCCACGAAATAGGCCATGCTCTCGGTCTTCAGCATTCGTCTGTGTTACGATCCGTAATGTTTCCGTCCTATTACCCGCCATCGGGTATCAACAACTTGTACGAATTTGATTTGGACAGAGACGATCAGCTTGCAATTCAGGTTTTGTACGGACCGCCTgtcccctcctcctcctcctccacgtCCACAACAtcatccactacaacatccactacTACTACGACAACAACAACATCGACTACCACTAGGCCTACCACGCCTACACCTACAGaattggacattt gcaccataataaatcGTGCTGTTGACGCTTTACCAGTTGAGTTGCACCTCCCCGGGGGTTTTCGGTACTGTGAGCCCGGCACCCGATTGTCTGAGAGACTTGCACGTGGCGAGAAGGGTATTAATAAGTTGGACGAATTTTGTAGaatccacgatatagcgtactcgaaatacaCGGATTTGGAACACCGGCAAGaggccgacaaagaattggccaaaAGAGCTTGGCAGAGGGTGAAATcaggagacgctagt TATATAAGGGGCACTATGGAAGGTACGGTCATGCGAGACCGAGACCGAGACCATGGAGGACCCATCAACGGCTATGGACCTGGAGCCTACGAGGATCCCTAG
- the LOC124368285 gene encoding uncharacterized protein LOC124368285: MTKADVDCVTADGLSWRCKPCQDTRRKSMQFESGVEEGKITLADIMKKITEMSEAQKVQDASFNKSYESLSEKLDENTKAVTDQNSSIERCLKIIDDLTQKNIQLQKKVDELEKRVDDMEQYSRLNAVEIHGIPEEKNEDVISIVKEVGKALDMTISDTMIDACHRLGRRTDPNRPPPGIIVKFVRRLDKEELLKKRRVKNNLSTRHMNMGTDQPVYINEALSPAKRRLFAEARQLKKEKMYKFLWVRGGKIFMRKDEESTSIQVTCKADFASL; encoded by the coding sequence ATGACGAAAGCTGATGTGGATTGTGTCACTGCGGATGGACTGTCGTGGAGATGTAAACCCTGTCAAGATACAAGAAGAAAGAGTATGCAGTTCGAATCTGGCGTGGAGGAGGGTAAGATTACATTGGCTGATATCATGAAAAAAATAACCGAAATGTCTGAAGCCCAGAAAGTGCAGGACGCTAGCTTTAACAAAAGCTACGAGTCTCTCAGTGAAAAACTAGACGAAAACACGAAAGCTGTAACTGATCAAAACAGTTCTATAGAAagatgtttgaaaattattgatgatctcacacaaaaaaatatacaacttcaGAAAAAAGTTGATGAGCTTGAGAAAAGAGTAGACGACATGGAGCAATATTCTAGGCTCAATGCAGTGGAAATTCATGGAATCCCTGAGGAGAAAAATGAAGATGTTATCAGCATCGTTAAGGAAGTGGGGAAGGCGCTCGACATGACGATCTCCGACACCATGATTGACGCCTGTCACCGACTAGGGAGGAGAACCGACCCAAACAGACCACCCCCAGGAATCATCGTGAAATTCGTCAGACGCCTGGACAAGGAAGAACTTCTCAAGAAACGACGAGTCAAGAATAACCTCTCAACAAGACACATGAACATGGGGACTGACCAACCTGTCTACATAAATGAGGCGCTGTCACCGGCAAAGAGGAGGCTGTTTGCAGAGGCTCGGCAACTCAAAAAGGAGAAGATGTACAAGTTCCTGTGGGTTCGTGGAGGCAAGATTTTCATGCGCAAAGACGAAGAATCTACATCAATCCAGGTGACCTGCAAAGCTGATTTTGCaagtttgtaa